From a region of the Defluviitalea raffinosedens genome:
- a CDS encoding aconitate hydratase gives MGLNLTQKILKAHLVEGQMIPGEEIGIRIDQTLTQDSTGTMAYLQFQAMGIDRVKTKRSVAYIDHNMLQQGFENADDHKYIQTVAHKHGIYFSRPGNGICHQVHLERFGVPGETLLGSDSHTPTGGGIGMIAIGAGGLDVAVAMGGGTYYITMPKVVNVKLTGSLKPFVTAKDIILEVLRRLTVKGGVGKVLEYTGDGIKNLSVPERATITNMGAELGATTSIFPSDEVTRAFLKAQKREDVWVELKPDEDAEYDEVIEINLSEIEPLTAAPHSPDNVKDVKELEGIKVDQVAIGSCTNSSYMDLMKVAKILKGRTVHPDVSLVIAPGSKQVLTMLAANGALADLIAAGARILESGCGPCIGMGQAPATNAVSLRTFNRNFKGRCGTVSAGVYLVSPETAAVSAITGKLTDPRTFEGNIAVEMPEEFMIDDNMIIPPAEDPSTVEVIQGPNIKPFPINTELKDEVPGKVLIKVEDNITTDHIMPSNAKLLPFRSNIPYLSEYCLTPCNPDFPKRAKENNGGFIVGGENYGQGSSREHAALAPLYLGVKAVLVKSFARIHKANLINSGILTLTFKNPEDYDKIQEFDELVIENAVEQVKSGNTVVVKNKTQNTEYEMSLDVSDRERQMLLLGGKINLIKHQNAAEGK, from the coding sequence ATGGGATTAAATTTAACACAAAAAATTCTTAAAGCACACCTTGTTGAAGGCCAAATGATACCTGGCGAAGAAATCGGCATTCGCATTGACCAAACTCTCACACAAGATTCTACAGGAACCATGGCATACCTTCAATTCCAGGCTATGGGGATTGATCGGGTTAAAACCAAACGTTCCGTAGCTTATATTGATCACAACATGCTTCAGCAGGGATTTGAAAATGCTGACGACCACAAATACATCCAAACTGTAGCCCATAAACATGGTATTTATTTTTCAAGACCCGGTAATGGGATTTGTCATCAGGTACATTTAGAACGATTTGGTGTACCCGGAGAAACTCTTCTTGGTTCAGACAGTCATACCCCAACCGGTGGCGGAATTGGTATGATTGCCATAGGAGCTGGTGGCTTGGATGTTGCTGTTGCCATGGGCGGCGGAACCTATTATATTACGATGCCAAAAGTCGTTAACGTAAAGCTGACAGGTTCCCTTAAGCCTTTTGTAACTGCTAAGGACATTATTTTGGAAGTATTAAGAAGACTGACTGTAAAAGGCGGTGTAGGAAAAGTATTAGAATACACTGGAGATGGTATCAAAAATCTTTCAGTTCCTGAAAGAGCAACCATTACCAACATGGGAGCGGAGCTGGGAGCGACTACTTCCATATTCCCCAGTGATGAAGTCACAAGAGCTTTCTTGAAAGCACAAAAAAGAGAAGATGTATGGGTTGAATTAAAGCCGGATGAAGATGCAGAATACGATGAAGTGATTGAAATCAATCTGTCAGAGATCGAGCCTTTAACTGCTGCACCTCACAGCCCTGATAATGTTAAAGATGTTAAAGAACTTGAAGGTATTAAAGTAGATCAGGTAGCCATCGGAAGCTGTACCAACAGTTCTTATATGGATTTAATGAAGGTTGCTAAAATATTAAAAGGAAGAACTGTTCATCCAGATGTAAGCTTGGTGATCGCACCGGGTTCTAAGCAAGTATTAACCATGCTTGCTGCTAATGGGGCATTGGCAGATTTAATTGCTGCAGGGGCAAGAATATTAGAATCAGGCTGCGGTCCTTGTATCGGTATGGGGCAGGCGCCGGCAACTAATGCAGTATCTCTTCGTACCTTTAACAGAAACTTTAAGGGACGCTGTGGTACCGTATCTGCAGGCGTATATCTGGTAAGCCCTGAAACAGCGGCAGTCAGTGCAATTACAGGGAAACTTACAGATCCAAGAACTTTTGAAGGCAATATTGCTGTAGAAATGCCTGAAGAATTTATGATCGATGACAATATGATCATACCTCCGGCAGAAGATCCATCCACTGTAGAAGTGATTCAAGGACCAAATATTAAACCTTTCCCAATCAATACTGAACTTAAAGATGAAGTACCAGGAAAAGTATTGATAAAGGTTGAAGACAATATTACAACAGATCACATTATGCCTTCCAATGCGAAGCTTTTGCCATTCAGATCCAATATTCCTTATTTATCAGAATACTGTTTAACACCATGTAATCCAGACTTCCCCAAAAGGGCAAAAGAAAACAATGGCGGATTTATTGTAGGAGGAGAAAACTACGGTCAAGGATCTTCAAGAGAACATGCAGCTTTAGCACCATTATACCTGGGCGTTAAAGCGGTGCTTGTAAAGAGCTTTGCGCGTATTCATAAGGCAAACTTAATCAACTCAGGAATTTTAACTTTAACCTTTAAGAATCCTGAAGATTATGATAAAATACAAGAGTTTGACGAACTTGTTATAGAAAATGCGGTAGAACAAGTTAAAAGTGGCAATACGGTAGTCGTAAAGAATAAAACGCAAAACACCGAGTATGAAATGTCCTTGGATGTTTCAGACAGAGAAAGACAAATGCTTCTTTTAGGAGGAAAAATTAACCTTATTAAGCATCAAAATGCTGCAGAGGGTAAGTAA
- a CDS encoding 2-isopropylmalate synthase produces the protein MLEFNEKTNLLERTELVYPLQDVSEPNLYRNLFSYEEIPKIAFNHRHVPINMPKEIWITDTTFRDGQQSRQPYTTEQIVHLFDLLHKLSGPKGIIRQSEFFLYSKKDRDAVYKCLERGYEFPEVTSWIRASKKDFEMVKEIGLKETGILVSCSDYHIFYKMHMTRKQAIDHYLAIVKECMETGVRPRCHLEDITRADFYGFVVPFVYELMKLSEETGIPVKIRACDTMGYGVTFPGATLPRSVPGIIYGLLHHARVPSELIEWHGHNDFYRAVNNASTAWLYGASGVNCSLLGIGERTGNCPLEAMVIEYAQFRGTTDGMDTTVITEIAEYFEKEIGYHIPPMTPFVGKNFNVTRAGIHADGLLKNEEIYNIFDTEKLLNRPCRVAISNTSGLAGVAHWINAYFGLRGDKALDKRDEIVVKVKEWVDAQYDDGRVTVITDEELEEVTLKVAKNLNRTLE, from the coding sequence ATGTTAGAGTTTAATGAAAAGACGAACTTACTGGAAAGAACTGAGCTTGTTTATCCGCTTCAAGATGTTTCTGAACCCAATCTATACAGAAATCTATTCAGTTATGAGGAAATCCCTAAGATTGCATTTAACCATCGACATGTGCCAATCAACATGCCAAAAGAAATCTGGATTACCGATACCACATTCCGCGACGGCCAACAGTCAAGACAGCCTTATACAACAGAGCAGATTGTTCATTTATTCGACTTACTCCACAAATTATCCGGACCCAAAGGCATTATAAGACAAAGTGAATTTTTCTTATACAGTAAAAAAGATCGTGATGCAGTATACAAATGTTTGGAAAGAGGATATGAATTTCCCGAAGTAACCAGCTGGATTCGTGCCTCCAAAAAAGATTTCGAAATGGTAAAAGAAATCGGCTTAAAAGAGACAGGAATTCTGGTTAGCTGTTCTGACTATCATATTTTTTACAAAATGCATATGACTAGAAAACAAGCCATTGATCATTATTTAGCCATTGTCAAAGAATGTATGGAAACTGGCGTAAGGCCAAGATGCCACCTGGAGGACATTACCAGAGCAGATTTTTATGGCTTTGTTGTTCCTTTCGTATATGAATTGATGAAACTCAGTGAAGAAACAGGTATTCCAGTTAAAATCCGTGCTTGTGATACCATGGGCTATGGTGTTACTTTCCCTGGAGCAACTCTTCCCAGAAGCGTTCCAGGTATTATCTACGGATTATTACACCATGCCCGAGTGCCCTCTGAATTGATTGAATGGCACGGACACAATGATTTTTATCGTGCAGTGAATAATGCTTCCACAGCTTGGCTTTATGGTGCTTCAGGAGTTAACTGTTCACTCCTTGGAATAGGTGAAAGAACAGGAAACTGCCCACTTGAAGCAATGGTGATTGAATATGCGCAGTTCAGAGGTACCACTGATGGTATGGACACAACAGTTATTACAGAGATTGCGGAATACTTTGAAAAAGAAATAGGCTATCATATACCGCCTATGACACCATTCGTTGGGAAAAATTTCAACGTTACCAGAGCAGGGATTCATGCAGACGGACTCTTGAAAAATGAAGAGATTTATAATATCTTTGATACTGAGAAGCTTTTAAACCGTCCTTGCCGGGTAGCAATATCCAATACCTCCGGTCTTGCCGGAGTAGCCCATTGGATCAATGCTTACTTTGGTTTAAGAGGAGATAAAGCATTAGATAAAAGAGATGAAATCGTAGTGAAAGTTAAAGAATGGGTAGATGCACAATATGATGACGGAAGAGTAACAGTAATTACGGATGAAGAATTAGAGGAAGTTACCTTAAAGGTAGCGAAAAATTTAAATAGAACATTAGAATAG
- a CDS encoding metallophosphoesterase, producing MKAKRHIKEKGPFDIIGDIHGCYEELIQLLTQLGYREAGSVYIHPQGRKIVSIGDLNDRGPYNLKTICFIMNMVEKGLGLYVYGNHCNKFYRFLLGRKVQISHGLENTVEEYEKFKKEEQEAFKKKYIKFYEQQSYYWVLDEGKLVVAHAGIKESLIGREDVRVEKFCLYGDITGERDEEGHPVRKDWAKEYRGSAVVVYGHTPVSEPVWINNTIDIDLGCVFGGKLAALRYPEKEIVAVDSKQPKDEARLKRMERKFEELLEISRMTQ from the coding sequence ATGAAAGCAAAACGTCATATAAAAGAAAAGGGTCCCTTTGACATCATTGGAGATATTCATGGATGTTATGAGGAACTTATTCAACTTCTTACTCAATTAGGCTATCGTGAAGCTGGAAGCGTATACATTCATCCACAAGGCAGAAAAATTGTATCCATAGGGGATTTGAATGACAGAGGACCTTATAATCTAAAAACCATCTGTTTTATTATGAACATGGTAGAAAAAGGTCTGGGACTATATGTCTATGGAAATCACTGCAATAAATTCTACAGATTTCTGTTGGGCAGAAAGGTTCAAATATCTCATGGTCTTGAAAATACGGTGGAAGAGTATGAAAAATTTAAAAAAGAAGAACAGGAGGCTTTTAAGAAGAAATACATTAAGTTTTATGAACAACAGTCTTACTATTGGGTTTTAGATGAAGGGAAGCTGGTAGTAGCTCATGCAGGCATTAAGGAATCTCTCATCGGAAGGGAAGATGTGAGGGTAGAAAAGTTTTGCTTATATGGAGATATAACAGGAGAAAGAGATGAAGAAGGGCATCCTGTAAGAAAAGATTGGGCAAAGGAATACAGAGGAAGCGCTGTGGTTGTTTATGGCCATACTCCTGTAAGCGAACCAGTCTGGATCAATAACACCATAGATATTGATTTAGGCTGTGTATTCGGAGGAAAGTTAGCGGCGCTTCGTTATCCGGAGAAGGAGATTGTAGCTGTGGATTCAAAACAGCCTAAAGATGAAGCACGATTAAAAAGAATGGAAAGAAAATTTGAGGAATTATTAGAAATTAGCAGGATGACACAATAA